A stretch of Natator depressus isolate rNatDep1 chromosome 2, rNatDep2.hap1, whole genome shotgun sequence DNA encodes these proteins:
- the RMC1 gene encoding regulator of MON1-CCZ1 complex — protein MSRGCYLALCARPVQFEKANPVNCVFFDEANKQVFAVRSGGATGVVVKGLEDKNPISFRMEDKGEVKCIKFSLGNKILAVQRTSKSVDFLNFIPDSPQLEYTQECKTKNANILGFCWTSSTEIVFITDQGIEFYQVLPEKRSLKLVKNQNINVNWYMYCPDSSVILLSTTVLGNVLQPFYFKGGTMSKLSKFEIELPAVPKSSKLSLSERDIAMATIYGQLYVLYLRHHSRTSNSTGAEVVLYHLPRESSCKKMHILKLNRTGKFALNVVDNLVVVHHQDTETSVIFDIKLKGEFDGTVTLHQLVLPARSIQPYQIPVAGPASVTNQSPVPCKLYSSSWIVFQPDIIISASEGYLWNLEVKLEPVVNLLPDKGKLMDFLLQRKECKMVILSVCSQMLSEPDRGTLAVIATVFDKLNHEYKKYLEAEQSYTMVVETGQSRGNPLLKRPVRTQAVIDQSDMYTHVLSVFTEKKEAPHKFTIAVLMEYIRSLNQFQIAVQHYLYELVIKTLVQHNLFYMLHQFLQYHVLSDSKPLACLLLSLESIYPPAHQLSLDMLKRLSTANDEIVEVLLSKHQVLAALRFIRGVGGHDSVSARKFLDAAKQAEDNMLFYTIFRFFEQRNQRLRGNPNFTPGEHCEEHVTFFKQIFGEHALMKPTTF, from the exons ATGAGCCGCGGCTGTTACCTGGCGCTGTGCGCGCGGCCCGTGCAATTCGAGAAGGCGAATCCCGTCAACTGCGTCTTCTTCGATGAGGCCAATAAGCAG GTTTTTGCTGTTCGATCTGGTGGAGCCACTGGGGTGGTTGTTAAAGGGTTGGAGGACAAAAATCCCATTTCATTCAG AATGGAAGACAAAGGGGAAGTGAAATGCATCAAGTTTTCTTTGGGGAACAAGATATTGGCTGTTCAGAGAACCTCAAAGAGTGTG GACTTTTTGAACTTTATTCCAGATAGCCCTCAACTAGAATATACACAAGAATGCAAG ACCAAGAATGCCAACATATTAGGCTTTTGCTGGACAAGTTCTACAGAAATTGTCTTCATAACAGATCAAGGAATTGAATTCTATCAG GTATTACCAGAGAAGCGAAGTTTGAAACTGGTGAAAAATCAGAATATCAATGTAAACTGGTACATGTATTGCCCGGACAGTTCCGTCATTCTGCTATCGACTACAGTCCTTGGCAATGTCCTCCAGCCATTCTATTTCAAG ggaggAACAATGTCAAAATTATCAAAGTTTGAAATTGAATTGCCTGCAGTACCCAAGTCCTCCAAACTCAGCCTTTCTGAAAGAGATATTGCTATGGCTACAAT ATATGGGCAGCTTTATGTTCTCTATCTGAGGCATCATTCAAGGACTTCCAATAGTACCGGAGCAGAAGTAGTCCTTTATCATTTACCAAG GGAAAGCTCCTGTAAGAAGATGCATATATTAAAGTTGAACAGGACAGGAAAGTTTGCACTGAATGTTGTCGATAACTTGGTGGTAGTTCATCATCAGGACACTGAG ACATCTGTAATATTTGATATCAAACTAAAGGGAGAATTTGATGGGACCGTTACCCTTCATCAGCTTGTTCTTCCAGCTCGATCAATACAGCCCTATCAGATCCCTGTGGCAG GTCCAGCCTCCGTGACTAATCAGTCTCCTGTTCCATGTAAACTCT ATTCCTCCTCCTGGATTGTCTTTCAGCCTGATATTATAATCAGCGCAAGTGAAG GTTATCTCTGGAATCTCGAGGTGAAACTTGAGCCTGTGGTTAACCTCTTGCCAGATAAAGGAAAGCTAATGGATTTTCTTCTCCAGAGAAAGGAATGCAAAATGGTTATCCTATCTGTGTGTTCTCAGA TGTTAAGTGAACCAGACAGGGGAACGTTGGCTGTGATTGCCACTGTTTTTGACAAACTCAATCATGAGTATAAAAAGTACTTGGAAGCAGAGCAGAGTTATACCATG GTGGTAGAAACAGGCCAGAGCCGAGGCAATCCCCTTCTGAAACGACCAGTCCGTACTCAAGCAGTTATTGACCAGTCTGACATGTACACACATGTTCTGTCAGTGTTTACTGAAAAGAAG GAAGCACCTCACAAGTTCACTATAGCAGTCTTGATGGAATACATTCGCTCTCTTAACCAGTTCCAGATTGCAGTTCAG CATTATCTATATGAACTGGTCATTAAAACGCTTgttcagcacaacctgttctaCATGCTTCATCAGTTCCTGCAGTACCATGTGCTAAGTGACTCAAAGCCATTG GCCTGTCTGCTGTTGTCTCTTGAGAGCATTTATCCCCCTGCACATCAGTTGTCTCTGGACATGTTAAAG AGACTTTCTACAGCAAATGATGAAATAGTAGAGGTTCTACTGTCCAAGCACCAGGTGCTGGCTGCCTTGCGATTCATCAGGGGTGTTGGAGGACATGACAGTGTTTCTGCCCGCAAGTTCCTTGATGCAGCAAAGCAGGCAGAGGACAACATGCTTTTTTATACCATATTCAGGTTCTTCGAACAAAGAAATCAGAGGCTACGAGGGAACCCTAATTTCACCCCAG GAGAACATTGTGAAGAACATGTCACCTTCTTCAAGCAGATTTTTGGAGAACATGCTCTCATGAAGCCTACCACTTTCTGA